The genomic stretch TTCATCCCCATAGTGATGCCAGAAATGGGAGCTAAAATTAGCGGTAAAAGGAATTTGAAAAAAGATTATCAGTCGGTCAAAATCTTCTCCCAAAACGAATCGGAAATCAATCTCCGAGCCGTGGAGATAAAGTTCTTTTTCCATACGCCAGGTAAAATAGCCATCAATTTCATAAGAAAAGTTAAACAATAAAAATAGTAAAATCATAAATATTTTAATATCTCTTTAATTATTAAAAATATCTCTCTTGGATTTTCTCCCAATATAACAAACAAAGGCTCTTTCCCTAAACCCGCCGTTTCATAAAATATTTGAGGGATCTCTTGGAACTTTTTGTAGAGATAAGCAATTTTCCAAGGCATTGATTCTTTATCTTTTGCTTGGTATTTTTCCGGTTCCCTTTTTCTCTCAATCACACCGATTTTTATCTTTCTTCCCTGAACCACCTTTTTAACTATTTTTAATATCTCTTTATCAAATTTAAAATTGATGGCGGAGCGATATCTTGGGTTATACTTTCTCACCATTAATAATAAACGAGCAAGATGATCAGAGGCACCAAATTTTATCCTTCCGGCAGGATAGGGTTTATTATTAACGATTGTTATCCGGCCATCGACCCCAGCAATATCTTTTATATTCTTCGCTTTCTTCTTAGCGTAAACAAAATTTGTTCTCACTTCTGGTATTAAAAGAGTAAACTTCTTTTCCCTTTTTAGTTTGTTGACCTGATTTTCTAATTCCTTTATCACATTCATAAAGTGCTAAAATAGGCATCCCAAAAGGGGTCCACTTTTACGGGCAGAAGTTTCTCTTCTTTTCCATCTTTTCTTATAAAAATCCGTTCTTTCTCAATCACCTCACCAATCTCCCAACCCAAAATTCCATTCTCTCTCAACTCATTTATTAAACCACCTACCTTTTCTTTTGCCACCGTAATCACCAATGTTCCTTCACTTATGGAAATTAAAGGGTCAATCTTAAAATAATCGCAAATCACTTTCACTTCTTCTAAAACGGGGATTTTCTCTTCATAAACTATTACCCCTGCCTTACTGGCTTCAGCAATCTCGTAGATTCCATTTAGCAGACCGCCCTCGGTAGCATCATGCATCGCATGGGCATACTTTCTGGAAATCAACGCGTCCTTCACCACTGTCATTTCCCAAATTAATCCCTTTGCCTTATCAATAAGTTCCCGGCCGATAACCTTTTTTAACTTTTCTTCTGCCTGATAGGCTAAAATCCCAGTCGCTTCAATTGCCGGACCTTTAGTAATCACTATCCTATCACCAATTTTAGCATTACTGGCTGGTGTCAACTCCTCCTTTTTTCCAATGCCAAATATCGTGCAACCACCATTTAGAGGGTAGGCGATTCCGGGATAAACGCCGGTATGCCCACCGATGATTGAAATCCCTAATTTCTCACATTCCGAAGAAACCTGTTGCCACACTGCTTCTAAGATTTTTATATCTGTCTTTGGGGGTAAAAGAAGCGAAATGGTCATATATTCCGGTTTTACCCCTAAAACTGCGACATCACTAGCACAAATATGAACAATTGCCCAACCGAAAAAGGGCATTATTACCGGCATACCAAAAGTTGGGTCACAAGCAACAACCATAACTTTTTTTTCGTCAATCTCTACTACCCCAGCGTCAACTCCATGCATCGGCTTGATAATTACTCTTCGATCAATTTTCCCTAAATTAGGGAAAATAATTCTCTTAAAAATATCGCGATCAATTTTCCCAATCTTTGGCAACATAATTACCCCTCCCTATTTATTAAATCTTTTAATGTCAATCGGTTAAGAATTTTTTTCCAATTTTCACTCAACAATTGCCATAATCCCCTCGCTTCACAATATTTTGCCCTCTTACAAACTTGGGGATTTACTACACAGTTAACTAAATAGATTTCCCCGTCAAGGGCCTTAAAAATATCTAACAATTTAATCTTATTTAGTTGATAAGAAAGCAAATACCCACCTTCCTTCCCCCTAACGCTCCTTACTAAACCAGCCCGTAAAAGAAGACTGATAATCTTTTCCGCATACTTAATGGGAATTTGCTCTCCTTTGGCAATTCTTCTCAACGGTATTGGGCCCTTTTGGTAATTTTTTCCCATATTCACCATCAATCGCAATCCGTAACGCAAAGTCGTCGTGGCTTTCATTTTCTACTATTCCTATCTAAATAGTATAATTAAAAGAGATAAAAAGTCAATAGGGTTCTTTCTCCATTTTAATTAAATTTGATTTTGGAGTAGATTTTCGGTAGAAGATATAATATCTCCTTTCAGGGGATTCATACCTTCCACCTCTCCCACCTGAAACTGACCCGCCGGATTCTAATCATCCAGAAAAACGGTTGACATTTTCTAAAGTTACCTTATAATAAAGATAATAAAATAAACTAAATAAATTTACTCGCCCTTCAAAAGGGAGGGGTTTATTTTTATAAAAAGGGGTATACCATACAGGGGATGGTATCGGAGGCTTAAAAAGGGGTTTAATAAGAGGCTTAATCAGAAATCTAATTAGGATGATAATAGAAGATATACAAGAGGGGATAATAAAGATGGTAATTAATGGGATAATTGGTGGTCTAATCTGAGAGGTAATAATAGGGATAATAGAAGGGATAAAAGAGGGTATAATTGAAAGGATAATTTGGGAGATAATTGAAGGTCTAAATGACCACTTAATTTCAAGTCTCTTTGGGATAATCTATAAAACTCTATCTCCCACCCGAAATCTATCCTTCAACTCCTGCTTCTTCCCTTTATTCCAGGCAGAGACCCGAGAGAAATAGCCGGTCACCCGGGTGGCATGGTCAACATTAGAGGATAGACAGTAGGGACATCTCTCCCTTAATCCCCGGGATGTGCGAAAACAATTATTACAAGTAGTAAATTCTGGGGAGAAGGCAATCTGGGCATTTCTCGTATCAAGGAATGTCTTCTTCACAAATTGGGCGATTGATTCCTTAGAAGGTCTCGCCTCACCGAGCCAGATATGGGTCAAAGCCCCAGCCTCAATCATATCGTGAAACTTCCCTTCTTTATAAACCCTCTCTAAGGGGGGGATGGGCTTACTGATATTAAGATAGGTGGAATTTGTGTAATAGACACTTCCGGAATGCAAATCTCCCTTCACCACCTTTTTCGCCTCTTTGGGAAAATCTTCTAAGTCAAGCCGGGCAAGGCGATAGGCAGTAGATTCCGCTGGTGTCTGCTCTAAGACAAAATGCATATTATACTCTCTTGCGTAGCGCTTCGCCTCCTGATTTAAGAAGGCGATAACCTTCAATCCGAACTTAAAAGCCTTCTCGTCTTCGTCCAATTCCTTTCCCAAATGGTATTGGACCATCTCGTTCAAACCGAGCATCCCGATAAGGTAAGTCACCCGATACATCCGAAGGTATGGTTCGCCATCCCTTTCCATTGCCAATAATGCCAATGGCCCGTTTTCTTTTAGGGCAAGGAGTTTTTCAATAAATTTCTTTTTGGCAAAATGCGCCTTAACCGCCAAGGAGAGAAGCCGGGATAGTTCACTGAATAACTTCTCATCGGAATGGCGCGCTAGGTAGGCAATCCGGGGTAAATTCAAGGTCACATTCTGTAAGGCACAATACCGCATCTTCCAGGGGGTTTGGGCATCCGCCAAATCTTTTGGTCCCAATTTGAAGGAGAGCCGACAGCATTCGGAAATCTTCGCGGTATTCCCCCGGTCAAAGACAAAATAGGTATTGCCCATTAGAGAAGCACATTCCGAGATATGGAGTAAAAACTTCTCACTATCCTTTTCTGAGAAGAAGTCGTCGGTGATATGAACTAAGGGCTTGGGGAAGAAGAAAGGTCTCTTCGTCCCATCCCCTTCCATATAAATATCAAAAATTGCCCAGAGGAACTTTTTCGCTAAATGGGCATAATCTTTATACTTCTTTCCAGTATACTTTCCCCCAGGTCCAATCGCCGGAGTATTAGCAAAATGCTTGGGTACTTCCCAATATAAATTCAAATCGGAAAAGATTGCCTGTCCTCCCCGCGCCACATTCTGCTGGGAATATTCAAAGATTAACATCTGAGCCAACTGATGGAGTTCTCTTTTGGACATCCCTTCTAAGAAAGGAGCAAAGAAGATATTGACCGCATCCCAACCAATCGCCCCGGCAAAGTGTCCCTGGAGGGCGCAGGAGAATTTTACCATATGGGCTAAAAGGGTTTCGGGATGTTTTGCCGGCCGGGCGATTGATAAGGCACCGGGCAAGGAAAGGCCAAACTTCTTCACAAACTCAATTGACTGTCCCGAGCAGTAAGGTCGGTTGATAAATCCTAAATCGTGGAGATGAATCTCCCCTTTACTATGTGCCTCTCCCACATCGCGCGGGAAGACAACCTCTAAGGCAAACTGCTTATTAATCGCTTCCGCTAAGGTTAAATTTATCGCTTCTGGGGAATGGGGAGTATTGGCATTCTCATTATTTCTTTCGGTCATTATCCGCTCCACATCATAAAGGGGTAGTCCGAGCCGGGCGTGCCTTCTCCTCACCTCCAAAAGACCCCTCTCAATCAATTTGGCATTGACCAATTCCCGAATCAAAGAAGTTGTTAGGGGCTTGACATTAGCGAGAAGGATAGTATCTTCCACCTCCCGGGCAATCTTCTCCGCTAATTCCTCCCCCAATTCGGTCTCCCGCACTAAAGCGGCAACAATCTTCTGCCGGTCCCAGGACTTTATCTCCTCTTCGGAGGTCTGAACAAATAGGGCAACATCGGTCGCCTCCCGGGCCAGTGCCCTCTTCTTTCTCAAAATCCTCCTCTTCTCTCGGTAGAGAATATAAGCCTTAGCGGTTTTGGCGTGTCCCTCTTCAATCAAAATTTTCTCCACCGCATCCTGAATCTCTTCTACCTCTGGGACACAATATCCCTTTTTCTGATAGAGATACTCAATCACCTTCTTGGTTAATCTCTCAGCCAATTTATAATTTCTTCCCCCAACCGCCTTTGCCGCCTTAAAAATTGCCTTAGTAATCTTTTCCGGATTAAACTCCTCAATCTTCTTATTCCTCTTTCGGACATAACGGAAATAGGGATAAACTATACCGGGTGGGGAAACGATTGACTTCTCAGCAATGGCAACTGAAGAATTATTTCTCCGTTCCATCTTTTCCTCCCATTTTTCTCTTTTTAATCTCTTGCAATTCCTCTTGGAATTGCTCAATATTCTCAAATTTTTTATAGACCGAGGCGAAACGGACATAGGCGACCTCATCTAATTTTAAGAGGCGCTCTAAGACCATCTCACCCAACTCCTTTGATTCAATTTCTAACTTATATTCATCCGCCAACTCCTTCTCAATAGAGTTAACCAGGTTCTCAACCATCTCCCGGGAGATTGGTCTTTTCCGACAGGCAAGAAGGATTCCTGAGATTAACTTATCCCTCTCATAAGGTTCGCGCCGGCCGTCACTCTTTACCACCATAATCGGCACCTCTTCAATATATTCAAAAGTAGTAAACCTTTTGCCACAGGAAGAACATTCCCGCCGGCGCCTAATCGCCTTACCATCTAAAACTACTCGAGAATCAATCACCTTATCTTCATCCATTCCGCAATTCGGACACTTCATCTTATCACCTATATTTTGTATTACCTTATATTATAATACAATATATTGAAAAGTCAATATCAATATATTGCGTCCTTTTTTATTTTAATACAAGATATTGGAAAGTCAGATTGGGTTAATTTTCCAGATTGTGAAGTGTTGCTCCGGTAAGAAATCAAAATCCTTTTCCAAAAGATATCCCGCCTCGCTCATTTCTTTTATTATTTTCTTCTTTGGCAGGTAATGCCTAAATAAACTACGAAAACTGAAAAACTTGCCTCTTTTATATTCAATGATCACCACCCGGCCATCCGCTCGGAGAAATTGTTTTAAGTTCTTAAAATATTCTATCCGGTTGGGCAGGTGGTGGGTAACATTCCGCATAAATATTAAATCTAAACTCTTTTCCGGTAAATCCAATTTATCCCCAACCAAGACCGGAGTTATATTATTCAAACCTTTCTCTTTGGTATTCTCTTCAATAAATTTTAAAAATTCTTGATTTATATCAAGGGCATAAACCCTTCCCTTTTCCCCAACTGTCTCGGCAAACCGAAAAGAAAAATAGCCGCCTCCCGCCCCAAGGTCCAACACAACTTGTCCGGGTTTTAACGCAATTGCCTCTAACACCTCATCCGGCTTATTTTTGAAATCTCCTGCCTTTCGGTTCAACTCTTGCGCCTTAAGACTTTTCATCTTTTATTTTAGTTAAAATAGATTAAAAAGCAAGAAGAAGTAAAAAACTATCACCGAGAAGAGAAATCTGTAAGAAATTTAACAATTTACAAAACAGTAAAGAGGAGGAAATTGAAACATCTCCGATATTGGGTGATTTAGGAAAGTCGGTTGGCTTCAAATTAGTTGATGTGATTGAACACGGCTTATCAAAAGCCGATAAGGGAAAGATTGGTGTAGAAGATATCCTCGTCTTCCAAAAATAAGAGGATAATCTGACATTTTCCCATTTCGGCTATTTTCGTCCCGGATTTTTCCAAATGATTTCCGATTTCTCTTTCCAACTTAACCCCTTGACAAACATTGGATTTTTTGTACCTTCCCTAAGAAAATATTTATGGCTGATTTAACATTTATCACTAAAGAGCCAAGTAAAAATCTCAAGGAAATTGGCCAACTTGTTTATCAACTTCATAATTTAACCGAGAAAGAAATAAAAATTGTTGAAGGATGTAGACTATGAACAGTAAAGCTAAATACTTCTATGTGATGGTAACAGATTGGGAAGACCATTGGGATAAAATAGATTATACTTATTATACAAAATCAATCATTCGCTTTGATGAATCCGAAATACAAAACGATGTACCAACACTCTTTGTAAAAAGAGACAAGAAAAGTAAAGAAATCCAACATATATTTAAAGGTTCAATTTCGGAAATAAAAAAAGAAGGGGGAAAAGTACATTTTAAAGTGAATAGGGAAAGAGAATTATTACTTAGCGAAGTACCTTCCAATATTCCTGTAGAGAGTGGGTGGTATAGGTATGAAGGAGATTTGGAAGAGCGTGAAGATTTATATCCACCGTTTTTTAGAAATCTCAGAACCACTGATAATTGGGAAGAGTTCGAAAATAAAGTATATTGGCTTTTAAAACTTATTGGGATTACAACGATAATCAAATATCCAAGAAAAAAGCAGGCAGGCTTACCGGACGGTATCTTTAAAATCAAGAATCTAGTTGTAATTTACGATGCGACATTGTCTGATACCGAAAACAAAAAAGAGCAGATATTAAATTATGTAAATCGCTTAAAGAGCGACCGATTAGAAGTGTCGGATAAAGAAAATTGGGATATAAGAAATTATTCAAGACAAGTTTGGTTAATTACGAGGAAAGAAAACACAAGAAAGGATAAAGTTGAGGAGAATGTCCAAGTAAAAATAGTATCCATTGATTCACTTTTAAAACTCTATAAAAAACGGCTAATAGAAATTGAAAAGGAAGAGGATTTAGCGGAACTCGTGAAAAAAATAGAGACTTTGTAAATTCTTGACGGATACGATGGATATACTCTTAATTTAAATTATTTTGGTGAGAAATGGTTTAATGTTAAAATCCGGCGAATAAAGAGTCTATTAAAAATAAATTTAGAAAGGTAAGGATAAAAAAGACATCTTCCAATTTTCACCTGAAAATATCAGATCGTATTGCAAAATTAACTCCCCGGGCAGGACTCGAACCTGCAACCTTGTGGTTAACAGCCACCTGCTCCACCGATTGAGCTACCGGGGAAGCAATCTATTATAAAAAATTATTATTAGGTGTCAAGGATTGGTCTGGATATAAAGGGTAAATTTATAATTTGGTTCGTTATGTTTTTTAAGTCTTAGCGTAATAAAAC from candidate division WOR-3 bacterium encodes the following:
- a CDS encoding thiamine-phosphate synthase family protein; this translates as MNVIKELENQVNKLKREKKFTLLIPEVRTNFVYAKKKAKNIKDIAGVDGRITIVNNKPYPAGRIKFGASDHLARLLLMVRKYNPRYRSAINFKFDKEILKIVKKVVQGRKIKIGVIERKREPEKYQAKDKESMPWKIAYLYKKFQEIPQIFYETAGLGKEPLFVILGENPREIFLIIKEILKYL
- a CDS encoding AIR synthase family protein, which encodes MLPKIGKIDRDIFKRIIFPNLGKIDRRVIIKPMHGVDAGVVEIDEKKVMVVACDPTFGMPVIMPFFGWAIVHICASDVAVLGVKPEYMTISLLLPPKTDIKILEAVWQQVSSECEKLGISIIGGHTGVYPGIAYPLNGGCTIFGIGKKEELTPASNAKIGDRIVITKGPAIEATGILAYQAEEKLKKVIGRELIDKAKGLIWEMTVVKDALISRKYAHAMHDATEGGLLNGIYEIAEASKAGVIVYEEKIPVLEEVKVICDYFKIDPLISISEGTLVITVAKEKVGGLINELRENGILGWEIGEVIEKERIFIRKDGKEEKLLPVKVDPFWDAYFSTL
- a CDS encoding methyltransferase domain-containing protein yields the protein MKSLKAQELNRKAGDFKNKPDEVLEAIALKPGQVVLDLGAGGGYFSFRFAETVGEKGRVYALDINQEFLKFIEENTKEKGLNNITPVLVGDKLDLPEKSLDLIFMRNVTHHLPNRIEYFKNLKQFLRADGRVVIIEYKRGKFFSFRSLFRHYLPKKKIIKEMSEAGYLLEKDFDFLPEQHFTIWKINPI
- the nrdD gene encoding anaerobic ribonucleoside-triphosphate reductase; protein product: MERRNNSSVAIAEKSIVSPPGIVYPYFRYVRKRNKKIEEFNPEKITKAIFKAAKAVGGRNYKLAERLTKKVIEYLYQKKGYCVPEVEEIQDAVEKILIEEGHAKTAKAYILYREKRRILRKKRALAREATDVALFVQTSEEEIKSWDRQKIVAALVRETELGEELAEKIAREVEDTILLANVKPLTTSLIRELVNAKLIERGLLEVRRRHARLGLPLYDVERIMTERNNENANTPHSPEAINLTLAEAINKQFALEVVFPRDVGEAHSKGEIHLHDLGFINRPYCSGQSIEFVKKFGLSLPGALSIARPAKHPETLLAHMVKFSCALQGHFAGAIGWDAVNIFFAPFLEGMSKRELHQLAQMLIFEYSQQNVARGGQAIFSDLNLYWEVPKHFANTPAIGPGGKYTGKKYKDYAHLAKKFLWAIFDIYMEGDGTKRPFFFPKPLVHITDDFFSEKDSEKFLLHISECASLMGNTYFVFDRGNTAKISECCRLSFKLGPKDLADAQTPWKMRYCALQNVTLNLPRIAYLARHSDEKLFSELSRLLSLAVKAHFAKKKFIEKLLALKENGPLALLAMERDGEPYLRMYRVTYLIGMLGLNEMVQYHLGKELDEDEKAFKFGLKVIAFLNQEAKRYAREYNMHFVLEQTPAESTAYRLARLDLEDFPKEAKKVVKGDLHSGSVYYTNSTYLNISKPIPPLERVYKEGKFHDMIEAGALTHIWLGEARPSKESIAQFVKKTFLDTRNAQIAFSPEFTTCNNCFRTSRGLRERCPYCLSSNVDHATRVTGYFSRVSAWNKGKKQELKDRFRVGDRVL
- a CDS encoding Rrf2 family transcriptional regulator, whose protein sequence is MKATTTLRYGLRLMVNMGKNYQKGPIPLRRIAKGEQIPIKYAEKIISLLLRAGLVRSVRGKEGGYLLSYQLNKIKLLDIFKALDGEIYLVNCVVNPQVCKRAKYCEARGLWQLLSENWKKILNRLTLKDLINREG
- the nrdR gene encoding transcriptional regulator NrdR — protein: MKCPNCGMDEDKVIDSRVVLDGKAIRRRRECSSCGKRFTTFEYIEEVPIMVVKSDGRREPYERDKLISGILLACRKRPISREMVENLVNSIEKELADEYKLEIESKELGEMVLERLLKLDEVAYVRFASVYKKFENIEQFQEELQEIKKRKMGGKDGTEK